Proteins found in one archaeon genomic segment:
- a CDS encoding cupredoxin domain-containing protein has protein sequence METQEEPSKPGRGFLLTVGVVMILVGALIGAELAVPLQPGLGGSNPPPVGGSVLMPVGVGSSLQLNFAPRVVTVFLGVNDTVTFVNADSAKHTVTATDHSFDSGDIAPGAKWVHKFTAAGNFTYFCLYHQWMQAKVVVKDPSTSGVALGTIPTGTGSNTNLGFSPKALNLVSGVNNTVIFSNQDTVKHTVTASDGSFDSGDILPGGTWSHTFGVGSYSFKCIYHSYMTGSVVVKAP, from the coding sequence ATGGAGACACAAGAAGAACCGTCGAAGCCCGGGCGCGGATTCCTCCTCACAGTGGGGGTCGTGATGATACTTGTAGGCGCGCTCATCGGCGCCGAGCTCGCGGTCCCGCTCCAGCCGGGCCTTGGCGGGAGCAACCCCCCTCCTGTCGGGGGCTCCGTTCTGATGCCGGTGGGCGTCGGGTCTAGTCTCCAGCTCAACTTCGCTCCAAGGGTGGTGACGGTCTTCCTCGGGGTCAACGACACGGTGACCTTCGTCAACGCGGACAGCGCCAAGCACACGGTAACTGCGACCGACCACAGCTTCGACTCCGGCGACATCGCACCCGGTGCGAAGTGGGTCCACAAATTCACGGCCGCAGGGAACTTCACCTACTTCTGCCTCTACCATCAGTGGATGCAGGCGAAGGTCGTTGTGAAGGACCCCTCGACGAGCGGAGTGGCGCTTGGGACCATCCCGACGGGGACAGGGTCGAACACCAACCTGGGATTCAGCCCGAAGGCACTGAACCTGGTCTCAGGGGTCAACAACACCGTGATATTCAGCAACCAGGACACAGTCAAGCACACTGTCACCGCGAGCGACGGGAGCTTCGATTCAGGTGACATCCTCCCAGGGGGCACATGGAGCCACACCTTCGGAGTCGGGAGCTACTCTTTCAAGTGCATCTACCACTCCTACATGACTGGAAGCGTCGTCGTCAAGGCGCCCTGA
- a CDS encoding cytochrome C oxidase subunit IV family protein, which yields MMKTIVALGVWAYMVLAVIAESASFYSHLGFATVATVVTVLATSQAIAIVLFYMQLKDEPGSLRLFALIPIMFLSALLIAMLASLG from the coding sequence ATGATGAAGACCATCGTGGCTCTCGGCGTCTGGGCGTACATGGTGCTCGCCGTCATCGCTGAGTCTGCCTCTTTCTACAGTCACTTGGGATTCGCAACTGTAGCCACGGTGGTGACAGTCCTCGCCACCAGTCAGGCGATTGCGATAGTCCTGTTCTACATGCAGCTCAAGGACGAGCCGGGCTCCCTTCGCCTTTTCGCGCTCATCCCGATCATGTTCCTGTCCGCGCTCCTGATAGCCATGCTGGCATCTCTAGGGTGA
- a CDS encoding cbb3-type cytochrome c oxidase subunit I → MVQWWISRWLYTTNHKDVGILYFFTSLYFGFIGAILAMLMRVQLSVPDNTFLSSAYYNQAFTMHGLIMIFWFLSPVALGLANYFVPLQIGAADLAFPRLNAMSYWLYLAGGVLAVLSFFVPGGTADAGWTTYQPLAVLSQGTGPTLAYLGMVLLAVSVTLGSVNFMVSIIWLRAPSMTLSRLPMFTWFMLFTIIAMLFAFPTLIAAFVLASADRIFGTVFFTSTGIQPSLLWDNLFWFFGHPEVYIVLLPGFGIIANILPSFTGRPLAARNAILVATGLVVIPLSFGVWMHHMFLTGIPVSLQGAFSIATIAISIPFDVITLSFVESLIRGRVKFATPMLFALGGVILFIIGGITGVFLSSPVLDRVFRGSYFVVSHFHYVMVGAAIFGIIGGIYYWLPRMTGRMYNEKLGKWHFVISFVGFNVLYFPMNFLYDMPRRYFTYQNVGDLSILNAIASVGAFVFAGAQILLAANLLYTWFRGPVAPANPWGSPDLEWTSHVEGLTPAAEGAAPSAGWIGQLSASSPAASHSLVAGEGHYGHLSSRPIQLSLGALVFLIGAAFYPGLAGLPLLLVGAAIVVYSFWGWGRDDLRGKFVIPAEPVGDRWPFAAIPKMKLGMWVFLSSEVVLFGSFLGAYIFIRAAAPAWPAAGTIHEVPLGTFNTLVLVTSGLTMFLALQSIRGGDVRRSLGWMGLTFVLGAVFMGVKVSEWVNLGASGFVLTDPTTSLAASAYYIIVGLHGAHVTAGLLVMAYLMKKTAMGTYSKDSHEAIENFGLYWAFVDIVWCFVFPLFYLL, encoded by the coding sequence ATGGTCCAGTGGTGGATTAGCCGCTGGCTGTACACGACCAACCACAAAGATGTGGGGATTCTCTACTTTTTCACCTCCCTCTACTTCGGGTTCATAGGAGCCATCCTCGCTATGCTCATGAGGGTTCAACTCTCGGTCCCTGACAACACCTTCCTCTCGTCGGCCTACTACAACCAGGCCTTCACCATGCACGGGCTAATCATGATCTTCTGGTTCCTCTCCCCGGTCGCGCTGGGGCTGGCCAACTACTTCGTCCCTCTCCAGATTGGCGCGGCTGACCTTGCATTCCCGCGACTCAACGCAATGAGCTATTGGCTTTACTTGGCAGGGGGGGTCCTCGCGGTTCTGAGCTTCTTCGTCCCCGGGGGGACGGCTGATGCCGGGTGGACGACCTATCAGCCGCTCGCTGTCCTTTCACAGGGTACGGGGCCGACCCTTGCATACTTGGGGATGGTCCTCCTCGCGGTCTCGGTGACACTGGGCAGCGTGAATTTCATGGTCTCGATTATCTGGCTTAGGGCCCCAAGCATGACACTCTCCAGGCTGCCGATGTTCACCTGGTTCATGCTGTTCACAATCATTGCGATGCTCTTCGCCTTCCCTACCCTGATCGCGGCTTTCGTCCTAGCCTCGGCGGATAGAATCTTTGGTACAGTCTTCTTCACTTCTACAGGCATCCAACCCTCCCTGCTTTGGGACAACCTCTTCTGGTTCTTCGGTCACCCAGAGGTGTACATCGTCCTGCTCCCCGGCTTCGGGATCATTGCGAACATTCTGCCGAGTTTCACAGGGCGCCCCCTCGCCGCCAGAAACGCGATTCTGGTTGCGACGGGCCTTGTCGTCATCCCCCTAAGCTTCGGAGTCTGGATGCACCACATGTTCCTCACTGGAATTCCAGTGTCGCTTCAAGGAGCGTTCAGTATCGCAACTATAGCGATATCGATTCCGTTTGACGTGATTACCCTATCGTTCGTCGAGTCTTTGATCAGGGGGAGGGTCAAGTTCGCGACTCCGATGCTTTTCGCCCTTGGGGGAGTGATACTCTTCATCATTGGAGGGATTACGGGAGTCTTCCTCTCTTCCCCAGTTTTGGACAGAGTCTTCAGGGGCTCATACTTCGTGGTGTCCCACTTCCATTACGTGATGGTAGGTGCGGCGATCTTTGGGATTATCGGAGGGATCTACTATTGGCTTCCGCGGATGACCGGACGGATGTACAACGAGAAACTCGGCAAGTGGCACTTTGTAATCTCGTTCGTAGGTTTCAATGTCCTCTACTTCCCAATGAACTTCCTCTACGACATGCCGAGGCGATACTTCACCTACCAGAACGTCGGCGACTTGTCCATCCTCAACGCGATAGCGTCGGTTGGGGCGTTCGTCTTTGCCGGAGCTCAGATACTGCTGGCTGCCAACCTGCTCTACACCTGGTTCAGGGGTCCAGTCGCTCCGGCCAACCCGTGGGGTTCGCCTGACCTCGAATGGACCTCGCACGTTGAGGGACTGACCCCTGCGGCCGAGGGCGCCGCCCCATCGGCGGGATGGATTGGGCAGCTCTCAGCCTCCTCGCCGGCAGCCTCTCACTCTCTCGTCGCGGGAGAGGGGCACTACGGCCACTTGAGCTCCAGGCCCATCCAGCTCTCCCTAGGGGCGCTGGTCTTCCTGATCGGAGCCGCCTTCTACCCGGGTCTTGCCGGGCTGCCACTGCTGCTCGTCGGGGCGGCCATAGTCGTGTACTCTTTCTGGGGCTGGGGGAGGGATGACCTCCGTGGCAAGTTCGTGATCCCCGCCGAGCCGGTCGGTGACAGGTGGCCCTTCGCAGCGATCCCCAAGATGAAGCTCGGGATGTGGGTCTTCCTGTCATCCGAGGTGGTCCTCTTCGGGAGCTTCCTTGGAGCGTACATCTTCATTCGCGCCGCCGCTCCAGCCTGGCCGGCCGCTGGAACCATCCACGAAGTCCCCCTTGGGACCTTCAACACCCTCGTCCTAGTCACGAGCGGCTTGACGATGTTCCTGGCTTTGCAATCAATTCGCGGCGGCGATGTGAGGCGGTCCCTCGGATGGATGGGACTCACCTTCGTCCTTGGCGCGGTCTTCATGGGGGTCAAGGTGTCTGAGTGGGTCAACCTTGGGGCCTCGGGCTTCGTCTTGACCGACCCGACAACTTCGCTGGCTGCCAGCGCGTACTACATCATCGTCGGGCTCCACGGCGCCCACGTGACTGCCGGACTGCTCGTCATGGCCTACCTCATGAAAAAGACGGCCATGGGGACCTACTCAAAGGACTCCCACGAAGCGATCGAGAACTTCGGGCTCTACTGGGCCTTCGTCGACATCGTGTGGTGTTTTGTCTTCCCCCTGTTCTATCTGCTATAG
- the coxB gene encoding cytochrome c oxidase subunit II — protein sequence MLQGLLSTTPPTTATFDFLLNWYVFFGTGAAVVVIAMLAFFMIRYRSRGDQEPPLEHKTEGWKIVLVTVLISISVLSAAEYQTFAAFGNIEIPAACTQTPNQCVQIQVSAYQWGWSFTYPNGRSVSNNLTVPAGKIILLNVTTKDVFHTFGINVLAVKEDAIGGKTNQLWFMVPDPGFYKNAIRCFEFCGFGHAKMFANLTVVSQGAWDAWQGH from the coding sequence ATGCTTCAGGGTCTGCTTTCGACCACCCCTCCAACCACCGCCACCTTCGACTTCCTGCTAAACTGGTATGTGTTCTTCGGGACGGGGGCCGCAGTCGTAGTGATTGCGATGCTGGCCTTCTTCATGATCAGGTACAGGTCGAGGGGAGATCAGGAACCTCCGCTCGAGCACAAGACCGAGGGCTGGAAGATTGTCCTCGTCACTGTGCTGATCAGCATCTCCGTGCTCAGCGCCGCCGAATATCAAACATTCGCGGCCTTTGGCAACATTGAGATCCCCGCTGCCTGCACGCAGACGCCCAATCAGTGCGTACAGATCCAGGTCAGCGCCTATCAGTGGGGATGGAGCTTCACCTACCCCAACGGCAGGTCTGTGTCGAACAACCTTACGGTCCCGGCAGGCAAGATAATCCTGCTCAACGTCACTACGAAGGATGTCTTCCACACTTTCGGTATCAACGTTCTTGCTGTGAAGGAGGACGCCATAGGAGGGAAGACCAACCAGCTCTGGTTCATGGTGCCCGACCCCGGCTTCTACAAGAACGCCATCCGGTGCTTCGAGTTCTGCGGCTTCGGGCACGCCAAGATGTTCGCCAACCTCACCGTCGTCAGCCAAGGTGCCTGGGACGCCTGGCAGGGGCACTAA
- a CDS encoding sodium-translocating pyrophosphatase has translation MALDYAIIALGVSFIALLYAGILWAYLRRQPKGSAKMTEIAEAVRQGAAAFLGREYKVIAPIAVVIVVLIFGLIDLPARTGGATAAGFALGAVLSAIAGYVGMAVTVRTSSRTAEAAKQGLGSALALSFKGGGVMGMTVVGLDLLGLSAYYVLFSSTIVTQPATLAGLGFGASLIAMFMRVSGGIYTKAADVGADLVGKVEAGIPEDDPRNPAVIADNVGDNVGDCAGMGADVYESYVVTAIAVMILGALLLSKGGSASLLLYPLVLGSSGIIGAIVASFYVRKSIKSNPLRALNVTLLIAAAVAILLDYFLGQALFQNSTLGTYLFASAGVGVIVVVAIENVANYYTSYAYSPVREIAESSKTGAATNFLSGFSTGLTSTAPSALVLVVAILVSYFIGFEASGGDQLTGIYSTAVATMSMLSLTGVIMSIDSFGPITDNANGIVEMAGLDASVRAVTDELDAIGNTTKATTKAFAVTSAALAAVAIFEAFQNEVSNVIKAGGAAVVSRYSAHFVNGQLVFSLSDPYVIVGLLIGGLLPFYFSSFLIKAVGRAAFTIVNEVRRQFKEIPGIMEGTAKPDYAKCVDISTSAAIRELAKPGALAVGTPLVVGFVLGPLALGGLLIGSVVSGVFLAFLMTNGGAAWDNAKKYIETGQFGGKGSDAHKAAVMGDTVGDPFKDTAGPAINSLIKVVNTISIVFVSSIVLTALFV, from the coding sequence TTGGCGCTGGACTACGCAATCATCGCCTTAGGCGTCTCATTCATCGCGCTACTCTATGCCGGAATCCTCTGGGCGTACCTGAGAAGGCAACCAAAGGGTTCAGCCAAGATGACCGAGATCGCAGAGGCGGTCAGGCAGGGTGCCGCCGCCTTCCTCGGAAGGGAGTACAAAGTGATCGCGCCCATAGCTGTGGTCATAGTCGTACTGATCTTCGGTCTGATCGACCTCCCCGCCCGCACTGGCGGAGCGACCGCCGCCGGGTTCGCCCTGGGCGCCGTCCTCTCAGCAATCGCTGGATACGTCGGGATGGCGGTCACAGTAAGGACCAGCTCAAGGACCGCCGAAGCGGCAAAGCAGGGCCTCGGAAGCGCACTGGCCCTGTCTTTCAAGGGCGGAGGAGTGATGGGGATGACGGTCGTGGGCCTTGACCTCCTAGGACTCTCGGCATACTATGTCCTCTTCTCTTCCACGATCGTTACGCAGCCTGCAACCCTCGCAGGTCTTGGCTTCGGAGCGTCGCTCATCGCTATGTTCATGAGAGTCTCGGGCGGAATCTACACCAAGGCGGCAGACGTCGGAGCAGACCTCGTAGGCAAGGTCGAGGCCGGGATCCCTGAGGACGACCCTCGAAACCCGGCCGTCATCGCGGACAACGTGGGGGACAACGTCGGCGATTGCGCGGGCATGGGCGCGGATGTCTACGAATCCTACGTCGTTACTGCCATAGCCGTCATGATCCTGGGCGCCTTGCTCTTGTCAAAGGGTGGCTCCGCTTCTCTCCTCCTCTACCCCCTCGTCCTAGGTTCTTCGGGCATCATAGGCGCCATCGTGGCGAGCTTCTACGTCAGAAAGTCTATCAAGTCAAACCCTCTCCGGGCCCTCAACGTCACTCTTCTGATAGCGGCGGCCGTCGCGATACTGCTTGACTACTTCCTGGGTCAGGCCCTCTTCCAGAACTCCACGCTCGGTACCTATCTGTTCGCCAGTGCAGGAGTGGGAGTCATAGTGGTCGTCGCCATCGAGAATGTGGCAAACTACTACACCTCCTACGCGTACTCGCCGGTCAGGGAGATCGCCGAGTCGAGCAAGACCGGCGCCGCCACCAACTTCCTGTCAGGATTCTCCACGGGCCTCACGAGCACCGCCCCCTCAGCCCTGGTCCTCGTAGTCGCGATACTTGTCTCGTACTTCATCGGTTTCGAAGCCTCCGGCGGCGACCAGCTTACCGGCATCTACAGCACGGCCGTCGCTACCATGTCGATGCTCTCTCTCACCGGCGTCATCATGTCGATCGACTCATTCGGCCCTATCACCGACAACGCAAACGGGATAGTGGAGATGGCAGGGCTGGACGCCTCGGTCCGGGCAGTCACAGACGAGCTGGACGCGATCGGCAACACGACCAAGGCGACCACGAAGGCCTTCGCCGTCACTTCGGCGGCCCTCGCTGCCGTGGCCATCTTCGAGGCGTTCCAAAACGAAGTCAGCAATGTGATAAAGGCTGGAGGGGCAGCGGTGGTAAGCAGGTACTCGGCGCACTTCGTGAACGGACAGCTCGTCTTCTCCCTCTCGGACCCTTACGTAATCGTCGGGCTCCTGATCGGGGGCCTCCTCCCGTTCTACTTTTCGAGCTTCCTGATCAAGGCGGTCGGGAGAGCTGCATTCACCATCGTCAACGAGGTGAGGCGCCAATTCAAGGAGATCCCCGGGATCATGGAGGGCACCGCCAAGCCCGACTACGCGAAGTGCGTAGACATCAGCACTTCAGCAGCGATCCGGGAGCTCGCCAAGCCGGGGGCGCTCGCCGTCGGAACCCCCCTGGTGGTCGGCTTCGTGCTGGGCCCCCTGGCGCTCGGAGGGCTCCTCATAGGTAGCGTAGTGTCCGGCGTCTTCCTAGCTTTCCTGATGACCAACGGCGGGGCAGCATGGGACAACGCCAAGAAGTATATCGAGACGGGCCAGTTCGGAGGGAAGGGGTCGGACGCGCACAAAGCTGCGGTGATGGGCGACACAGTGGGAGACCCATTCAAGGACACGGCCGGCCCGGCGATCAACTCTCTAATCAAGGTGGTCAACACGATATCGATAGTCTTCGTCTCGTCGATAGTCCTCACCGCCCTGTTCGTCTAG